One window of Novipirellula aureliae genomic DNA carries:
- a CDS encoding TAT-variant-translocated molybdopterin oxidoreductase has protein sequence MSPITQPVAMASSRSERKAQGLEAPVTKGPEYWRSLEHLAESPEVQQYIDEEFPSLAQAIAKTDRRQFMRLLGASFALAGITSAGCRRWPTEEVRPHTSRPEGFTPGVAEYYATAIELDGVSTGILAKSYDGRPIKIEGNPDHPFSLGAASAFAQASVLECYDPDRSRHVKWLGLPAPALRLEATATKTWQDFSAFAMPHFQSLKMSQGEGLALLVQPTASPTMKRLMGELQQTMPKAKVFEYQPLARDNEFAGCRGAYGQVLRCQYELQKADVILSFDADLLGSHPASLKLARDWAAGRRSVDQGRMNRLIVVEPTMSVTGSVADVRLPMKPSLIEKSVAYLAYRFDILSEKPGGLSKEETAVLEQAALDIHRAGPSGVIAIGASQSAAAHQLVYAINEKLGSVGNCISYTEEHLASEAGSIKSLSEQLQGNVIHTLVILGGNPVYDLPADATLDLTSTESRPLTSIHLSLHDNETSAVCSWHLPAAHFLESWGDGRAWDGTYTLQQPLILPLFDGKSAIELMAMMLGQPRPDGRKLVRGTFDELFSGASDRDWETALHAGVKKGSQFVAVSPQLRGGGFQPPMGKSRDTVAGSHSYEIRFVADSKTLDGRFANNAWLQELPEPLTKLTWDNAALISQTDAESLGVVTGDVIRIANQDTQIEIAAYIMPGQAIGCITLPLGYGRTRAGHIGNGVGVDVYPIRTSDSSYTATDCEVTKTGQQYQLVSTQVHHLLDAVGEAALQKRIGPKGKPGMIVHEALLADFQRDRHAVHGDAHAVHEAPLYDLPHGFDSPHKWGMAIDLNACIGCSGCVVACQAENNIPVVGKANVAVNREMHWLRIDRYFKGDAQQPEVVHLPMACAHCENAPCEQVCPVAATVHDSEGLNSMIYNRCIGTRYCANNCPFKTRRFNYFDYQASDPRTPAKPWLQIPDQQQVVEISPLKKMVHNPEVTVRMRGVMEKCTFCVQRIVDARIHAKNDNAQGMRDSDLVADGEVKTACQATCPTEAIVFGDLNDPQSEVSKAKENVRNYEILEELNLGARTTYLAKVRNRPVTGASSPSFSERTAAGSHSHGETP, from the coding sequence ATGTCACCGATAACACAGCCCGTGGCTATGGCTTCCAGCCGCAGCGAACGAAAAGCACAGGGGTTAGAAGCCCCAGTCACGAAAGGCCCCGAGTATTGGCGCAGCCTCGAACACTTGGCGGAGTCGCCCGAGGTCCAGCAATACATCGATGAGGAATTCCCGAGTCTCGCACAAGCGATCGCGAAGACCGACCGACGTCAGTTCATGCGGCTATTGGGAGCCTCATTCGCGCTAGCAGGCATCACCAGCGCCGGATGTCGCCGCTGGCCAACCGAAGAAGTGCGACCTCACACCTCGCGTCCCGAAGGCTTCACACCGGGAGTCGCTGAGTACTATGCGACCGCGATTGAACTAGACGGTGTTTCGACCGGAATTTTGGCCAAGAGCTACGACGGGCGACCGATCAAGATCGAAGGCAACCCCGATCATCCGTTTTCTCTCGGGGCCGCGAGTGCATTTGCACAAGCAAGCGTACTTGAGTGTTACGATCCCGATCGTAGTCGGCATGTTAAGTGGTTGGGGCTTCCAGCCCCAGCACTGCGGCTGGAAGCCACAGCCACAAAGACTTGGCAAGACTTCAGCGCTTTCGCGATGCCCCATTTCCAATCGCTCAAAATGTCACAAGGCGAAGGCTTGGCGTTGCTGGTTCAGCCGACCGCCAGTCCAACCATGAAACGGCTGATGGGCGAGCTGCAACAGACGATGCCGAAGGCGAAGGTATTCGAATACCAACCGCTCGCTCGCGACAACGAATTTGCGGGTTGCAGGGGTGCCTATGGGCAAGTGTTGCGATGTCAGTACGAGTTGCAAAAAGCGGACGTGATTCTGTCGTTCGACGCGGATCTACTTGGCAGTCATCCGGCGAGTTTGAAACTCGCCCGCGACTGGGCCGCTGGTCGTCGCTCGGTCGATCAAGGAAGAATGAACCGGCTTATCGTCGTCGAACCGACTATGTCGGTCACAGGCTCGGTCGCCGACGTTCGCTTGCCGATGAAGCCATCGCTGATCGAAAAGAGCGTCGCTTATCTGGCCTACCGTTTTGACATCCTATCGGAAAAGCCGGGCGGCTTGAGCAAAGAGGAAACAGCCGTTCTCGAACAGGCGGCTCTGGATATTCATAGAGCGGGTCCGTCGGGCGTCATCGCGATCGGGGCATCCCAGAGTGCCGCTGCGCATCAGTTGGTCTACGCGATTAACGAAAAACTCGGGTCCGTTGGGAATTGTATTTCGTATACCGAGGAGCACTTGGCTAGTGAAGCCGGTTCCATCAAGTCGCTTAGCGAACAGTTGCAAGGCAACGTTATCCACACTCTGGTCATCCTCGGCGGCAATCCGGTCTATGACTTGCCTGCTGATGCAACGCTAGATTTGACATCGACTGAATCACGCCCATTGACGTCGATTCACTTGAGTTTGCATGACAACGAAACCTCGGCTGTTTGTTCTTGGCATTTACCGGCTGCTCATTTCTTGGAAAGCTGGGGTGATGGTCGTGCTTGGGATGGAACGTATACGTTACAGCAACCGTTGATATTGCCTTTGTTTGATGGGAAATCAGCGATCGAGTTGATGGCCATGATGCTGGGCCAACCCCGTCCCGATGGTAGGAAGTTGGTGCGGGGCACGTTTGACGAATTGTTCAGCGGTGCAAGTGATCGCGATTGGGAAACGGCACTGCACGCTGGGGTGAAGAAGGGGAGTCAATTTGTAGCGGTGAGTCCGCAGCTCCGTGGTGGTGGCTTCCAACCGCCGATGGGAAAGTCAAGGGACACTGTGGCTGGAAGCCACAGCTACGAGATTCGTTTTGTCGCCGATTCAAAAACTCTCGACGGTCGATTCGCCAACAACGCTTGGCTGCAAGAACTACCGGAACCACTCACGAAACTGACCTGGGACAACGCCGCACTGATCAGCCAAACGGATGCGGAATCATTGGGCGTTGTAACAGGTGACGTGATTCGAATCGCGAACCAGGATACACAAATCGAAATCGCGGCATACATCATGCCGGGGCAGGCTATTGGTTGCATCACCTTGCCGCTTGGCTACGGGCGAACGCGAGCCGGGCATATCGGAAACGGTGTTGGCGTTGATGTTTACCCAATTCGCACCAGCGATTCAAGCTACACCGCGACGGATTGTGAAGTCACAAAGACAGGCCAGCAATACCAATTGGTGTCCACGCAAGTGCATCATTTGCTGGACGCGGTCGGTGAAGCGGCATTGCAAAAGCGGATCGGGCCGAAGGGCAAACCGGGGATGATCGTTCACGAAGCGCTCTTGGCAGACTTTCAACGTGATCGTCATGCGGTACATGGCGATGCACATGCCGTTCACGAGGCACCGCTTTACGATCTGCCCCATGGCTTCGATTCACCTCACAAATGGGGCATGGCGATTGACCTGAACGCCTGCATCGGATGCAGTGGTTGTGTGGTGGCTTGTCAGGCGGAGAACAATATTCCCGTTGTCGGCAAAGCGAATGTGGCTGTGAACCGCGAGATGCACTGGTTGCGAATCGACCGCTACTTCAAGGGCGATGCGCAGCAGCCGGAGGTGGTGCATTTGCCGATGGCGTGTGCACACTGCGAAAACGCACCTTGTGAGCAAGTGTGTCCCGTGGCCGCGACGGTGCATGATAGCGAAGGACTCAATTCGATGATTTACAACCGCTGCATCGGGACTCGCTATTGTGCAAACAATTGTCCCTTCAAAACACGGCGATTCAACTATTTTGACTATCAAGCTTCGGACCCACGAACGCCAGCCAAGCCGTGGCTGCAGATCCCCGATCAACAGCAAGTCGTGGAGATATCGCCGCTGAAAAAGATGGTGCATAACCCCGAAGTGACGGTTCGAATGCGCGGCGTGATGGAAAAATGTACGTTCTGTGTCCAGAGGATTGTGGACGCAAGGATTCATGCGAAGAACGATAATGCACAAGGGATGCGGGATTCGGATTTGGTTGCCGACGGCGAAGTGAAGACAGCCTGCCAAGCAACTTGTCCTACCGAAGCGATCGTGTTCGGAGATTTGAACGATCCACAATCGGAGGTGTCGAAGGCGAAAGAGAACGTTCGCAACTACGAGATATTGGAAGAGTTGAATTTGGGAGCGAGGACAACCTATTTGGCCAAAGTAAGGAATCGACCCGTGACTGGGGCTTCGAGCCCCAGTTTCAGTGAACGAACTGCGGCTGGAAGCCACAGCCACGGAGAAACACCATGA
- a CDS encoding cytochrome c3 family protein yields the protein MVEASEGDPIEGDRFHFPRWANYLFPTTLIVAIGLLTYVPLLFTLLISPETRSVGYQPKQPIAFSHAIHVGKMQMDCRYCHSTVETASFAAIPPTQTCLNCHASIKSESELLKPMRDSFEKATPVSWTKVHDLPDFVYFNHSAHVNKGVACVTCHGQINEMEEVEQVQPLSMTWCLGCHRNPEPNIRPLSEVTNMNWDAVSATGKTSAELGKELASEYHVQSPPFMTSCTTCHR from the coding sequence ATGGTTGAAGCATCCGAAGGTGACCCGATCGAAGGCGATCGTTTCCATTTTCCACGGTGGGCGAACTATCTATTTCCGACGACATTGATTGTCGCGATCGGATTGTTGACCTACGTGCCGCTACTATTCACACTGCTGATCTCGCCCGAAACACGCTCTGTGGGCTATCAACCGAAACAGCCGATCGCGTTTTCACATGCCATTCACGTCGGCAAAATGCAAATGGATTGCCGCTATTGTCACAGCACCGTCGAAACCGCATCCTTTGCAGCTATCCCTCCAACGCAAACCTGCTTGAACTGTCACGCGTCGATCAAATCCGAAAGTGAATTGCTGAAGCCGATGCGAGACAGTTTTGAAAAGGCGACTCCGGTTTCCTGGACCAAAGTGCATGATCTGCCTGATTTTGTCTACTTCAATCATTCCGCACACGTCAATAAGGGAGTCGCCTGTGTGACGTGTCATGGCCAGATCAATGAGATGGAAGAGGTCGAGCAAGTTCAACCACTTTCGATGACTTGGTGTTTGGGATGCCATCGCAATCCCGAGCCGAACATTCGGCCGCTTAGCGAAGTGACCAACATGAACTGGGATGCAGTCAGTGCGACCGGAAAGACATCGGCCGAGTTGGGCAAAGAGCTTGCTTCTGAGTATCACGTTCAGTCCCCTCCATTCATGACGAGCTGTACCACATGTCACCGATAA
- a CDS encoding c-type cytochrome, producing the protein MSGSAASTDPTTGFTSGRLAMTDWLFAPIAALLLLFCTLLGLLVVVYSAYAGAEADVVGRALDRGWAIISVVAMSWAVLNLYWSRIAFRHSNATALYSHFSIVIGCGLIALGIHTVLFARAFATGPIVMDVSKRNTGDAGSFDAVVPVATTEGNAEEGQKIFSTTCITCHGPTGDGIANLAPSLRGSEFIATADDAAVAGVIRLGRAATDPNNQSKKVMPARGGNPFLGDDKIVHLVAFIREVQKGGAPAAATGDPNAPPAPLAKWVVPAGPAPPAGMIDLDNRSDVGDAKSFALQSKLRRQLLLQSLSLGLTGIHGLLLFGVMVASSNVLLRRLLGSSAKENSVTGERPWWDFAAWGWIVATGAWLVVFVFGFMRL; encoded by the coding sequence ATGAGTGGCAGCGCAGCTAGCACGGACCCTACGACGGGTTTCACCAGCGGTCGACTTGCGATGACCGATTGGTTGTTCGCGCCGATCGCCGCGTTGCTGTTGCTGTTCTGCACGTTGTTGGGGTTGCTCGTTGTTGTTTATTCCGCGTATGCCGGTGCGGAAGCCGACGTGGTTGGCCGGGCATTGGATCGTGGCTGGGCAATCATTTCCGTGGTGGCGATGAGTTGGGCTGTCTTGAATCTGTATTGGTCGCGGATCGCATTTCGGCATTCCAATGCGACTGCTTTATACAGCCATTTTTCGATCGTGATTGGCTGTGGTTTGATCGCGTTGGGCATCCATACGGTGTTGTTCGCTCGAGCTTTTGCGACCGGGCCGATTGTGATGGATGTTTCGAAGCGAAACACGGGCGATGCTGGATCATTCGATGCGGTGGTTCCCGTGGCGACGACGGAAGGTAACGCAGAAGAAGGCCAGAAGATCTTTTCGACGACCTGCATCACTTGCCATGGGCCCACCGGTGACGGGATCGCCAATCTCGCTCCATCGCTTCGTGGTAGCGAGTTTATCGCGACGGCCGATGACGCCGCCGTAGCGGGTGTGATTCGTTTGGGCCGAGCGGCGACCGACCCAAACAATCAATCAAAAAAGGTCATGCCGGCTCGTGGCGGCAACCCATTCTTGGGCGACGATAAAATTGTTCATTTGGTGGCGTTCATTCGAGAAGTGCAGAAAGGTGGCGCGCCAGCGGCGGCAACCGGAGACCCGAATGCGCCGCCGGCTCCGTTGGCGAAGTGGGTTGTTCCCGCGGGACCGGCGCCGCCAGCGGGGATGATTGATCTTGATAATCGCAGTGATGTTGGCGATGCGAAGTCGTTTGCACTGCAAAGTAAATTGCGGCGTCAATTGCTGCTACAGTCGCTATCGCTTGGACTGACAGGGATTCACGGGCTGTTGCTTTTTGGAGTGATGGTCGCATCGAGCAATGTGTTGTTGCGAAGGCTGCTGGGTAGTTCTGCGAAAGAGAACTCCGTGACGGGCGAACGGCCGTGGTGGGATTTTGCTGCCTGGGGTTGGATCGTGGCAACCGGGGCGTGGTTGGTTGTGTTTGTGTTCGGATTTATGCGTTTGTAG
- a CDS encoding PEP-CTERM sorting domain-containing protein has protein sequence MLDFEKTLATKTTPTIKSVIVWAMVALLMVAQSRGASAAVSIELTAREQPSGTLYSWSAYDYFDASEQVQSVAVIAPSGGNFGGSFGSYADLVTAVEGTWEIFVEFADKPSETLYFDFLTLPTSFPIASAPLIVSPVQDATVLSGQAFFPVLDASTIDPDGYLSRYYLNAQNADANFENGGLHNGFSVTLDPGFTETEFRFGYSNVVQADGLESNLVGDQRLLGEIFYWYTSQDRTITVSSVPEPASLAALLCVGAIGMLRRRRRS, from the coding sequence GTGCTTGACTTTGAAAAAACGCTGGCAACCAAAACAACACCTACTATCAAGTCGGTTATCGTGTGGGCGATGGTTGCATTGCTTATGGTTGCTCAATCACGCGGCGCTTCTGCGGCCGTGAGCATTGAACTCACAGCACGCGAGCAACCAAGTGGAACGCTTTACTCTTGGAGTGCGTATGATTATTTTGACGCGTCAGAACAAGTTCAAAGCGTCGCGGTCATTGCGCCTTCAGGTGGTAACTTTGGGGGATCCTTCGGTTCCTACGCCGACTTAGTCACGGCAGTCGAGGGAACGTGGGAGATCTTCGTCGAGTTCGCTGATAAGCCGTCCGAGACGCTGTATTTTGACTTTCTGACACTGCCCACCAGCTTTCCGATTGCGTCGGCACCTCTGATCGTTAGTCCGGTACAAGACGCTACCGTGTTGTCAGGGCAAGCTTTCTTTCCTGTGCTGGATGCTTCGACGATTGATCCAGACGGTTATCTGAGTAGGTACTATCTCAACGCTCAAAACGCTGATGCAAACTTCGAAAATGGCGGTCTGCATAATGGGTTTAGTGTGACACTTGATCCAGGGTTCACCGAGACGGAGTTCCGGTTCGGCTACTCGAATGTTGTCCAAGCCGATGGGCTGGAATCAAACTTGGTCGGAGATCAAAGGCTGTTGGGCGAAATTTTCTATTGGTACACCTCCCAAGATCGCACGATCACGGTTTCTTCGGTTCCGGAACCGGCTTCGCTGGCCGCTTTGCTTTGCGTCGGAGCCATCGGAATGTTGCGGCGTCGGCGGCGTTCGTAA
- a CDS encoding molybdopterin-dependent oxidoreductase: MSDCFENTGPDYTGPDYTGPDHADQTQPTAGKASRRAFLFRLTLAGATAATVNQWAHGAVQNIEPLTVENPLGSYPNRDWEQLYRDLYKSDSSFVFLCAPNDTHNCLLNAHIKNGVVTRISPTFGFSKATDLQGNRSSQRWDPRVCQKGLALVRRFYGDRRCKKPMVRKGFKEWVDAGFPRDPESGAVDADRYLNRGRDPWIPVSWDEAFKYSAQAMTNIAETYSGDDGQKRLLAQGYDPLMVEATDGAGTQTLKFRGGMAALGATRIFAQYRMANSMALLDHKVRGVEPDDAIGGRGWDNYSWHTDLPPGHPMVTGQQTVDFDLCNVEKSNLILVWGMNWVCTKMPDAHWLTEARMKGSKVVVIAAEYSATTCKADEAFIVRPGTTPALALGLAQVVMEENLFDEQYVMSHTDLPLLVRMDNGKMLQAAEVFPDYKSVELSNGVVVTKPGEKSPKPYAQPSQIMTSERREEWGDYVLWDSAKQAPAGTNRDLVGKFFTETGVKPTLTGTFDVKLVDGSTIQCRTVYDVTKEMLDGSYTPEKVEKLTWAPADAIRSLAKEIAANPEKTSFCLGMGPNQYFNSDLKDRAVFLIAALTRNVGFVGGNVGSYAGNYRAAFFSGLGQYIAENPFEPQLDSAKPVTNLKKYFRGESVHYFNHGDSILRYGKAVLTGKTHMPTPSKSIHVSNSNSLIGNAKGHYETVMNTIRKVEYIGVNEWWWTASCEYADVVFPVDSWAEMKYPDMTISVTNPFLYIFPATPLPRIHDTRGDIEVAAGLCNAIGDLVGEPRMKDYWQFIHDGTSRPYLQRILDHSNMTRGYKIENLEAKANDGIPTIMETRTYPKIGGWEQSVESKPWYTRTGRLEFYRDEPEFIDSGENIIVHREPIDSTHYEPNVIVAESHPLLRPKTPEDYGALRDDLSGDARQARHVIRSVDELLQTEHPLKKYGYEFVFHTPKYRHGAHTTPTDVDIIAVWFGPFGDMNREDRRMPMVGEMYIDMHPLDAKGLGIEEGDYVWIDADPKDRPFHGWEKRPDAYEVARLMARARYYPGTPRGVTRMWHNAHGASFGTVKGQKENANGLAQSPTTKYKALFRHGSHQSCTRGFIKPTWMTDTLNVKEMLTQDMAKGFVPDVHCPTGAPREAMVRITRAEPGGVGGKGLWRPASLGLRPTYESDLLKQFIAGEFCKKA, encoded by the coding sequence ATGTCGGATTGTTTCGAGAACACTGGGCCTGATTACACTGGGCCTGATTACACTGGGCCTGATCACGCCGATCAAACGCAGCCCACTGCTGGCAAGGCGAGTCGCCGTGCGTTTCTGTTTCGATTGACTCTTGCCGGGGCTACCGCGGCGACGGTGAACCAATGGGCGCACGGGGCGGTTCAAAATATCGAGCCGTTGACGGTTGAGAATCCGCTGGGCAGCTACCCGAATCGCGATTGGGAACAACTCTATCGCGATCTCTATAAGTCGGACTCTTCGTTCGTCTTCTTGTGCGCCCCCAATGACACGCACAACTGTCTTCTAAACGCACACATCAAGAACGGTGTGGTGACGCGGATCAGCCCCACGTTTGGATTCTCGAAAGCGACCGACCTGCAAGGCAATCGGTCGAGTCAGCGTTGGGACCCACGCGTGTGCCAAAAAGGTCTGGCATTGGTTCGCCGCTTCTACGGTGACCGTCGCTGTAAGAAGCCAATGGTCCGCAAGGGGTTCAAGGAATGGGTGGACGCAGGTTTTCCTCGTGATCCGGAATCCGGTGCTGTTGACGCGGATCGCTACCTGAATCGTGGTCGGGATCCATGGATTCCCGTTTCTTGGGATGAGGCGTTCAAGTATTCCGCTCAAGCGATGACGAATATCGCGGAAACCTATTCGGGTGACGATGGGCAAAAGCGGTTGCTGGCACAAGGCTACGATCCGCTGATGGTCGAGGCGACCGATGGGGCTGGCACGCAAACGCTAAAATTCCGTGGCGGTATGGCTGCTCTTGGTGCGACTCGGATTTTCGCCCAGTACCGGATGGCCAATTCGATGGCACTGTTGGACCACAAGGTTCGCGGCGTTGAGCCGGATGACGCGATTGGCGGTCGCGGTTGGGACAACTATTCGTGGCATACCGATTTGCCGCCTGGACATCCGATGGTTACCGGTCAACAAACCGTCGACTTTGATCTTTGCAATGTTGAAAAATCCAACTTGATTCTCGTTTGGGGGATGAACTGGGTCTGCACCAAGATGCCCGACGCTCATTGGTTGACCGAAGCCCGAATGAAAGGCTCGAAAGTCGTCGTGATTGCGGCTGAGTATTCAGCGACGACGTGCAAAGCGGACGAGGCGTTCATCGTACGACCGGGAACGACGCCAGCTCTTGCACTCGGGTTGGCTCAAGTCGTGATGGAAGAAAACCTGTTCGACGAACAGTATGTGATGAGTCACACCGATTTGCCACTGCTTGTGCGGATGGACAACGGCAAGATGCTACAAGCCGCCGAGGTGTTCCCTGACTACAAGTCGGTGGAGCTAAGCAACGGGGTGGTGGTCACGAAGCCAGGGGAGAAATCGCCGAAGCCTTATGCACAGCCGTCACAGATCATGACGAGCGAGCGCCGCGAAGAGTGGGGCGACTATGTGTTGTGGGACTCGGCCAAGCAGGCTCCGGCGGGTACCAACCGTGACTTGGTCGGCAAGTTCTTTACCGAAACGGGTGTCAAGCCGACGTTGACGGGCACGTTTGATGTCAAGTTGGTCGATGGTTCAACAATCCAGTGCCGGACGGTTTACGATGTGACCAAGGAGATGTTGGACGGTTCGTATACACCTGAGAAAGTGGAGAAGTTGACGTGGGCTCCAGCGGATGCGATACGCTCGTTGGCGAAAGAGATTGCAGCAAACCCTGAGAAAACGTCGTTTTGCTTGGGGATGGGGCCGAACCAGTATTTCAATAGCGACCTGAAAGACCGTGCGGTGTTCCTGATCGCTGCGTTGACTCGCAATGTCGGGTTCGTTGGCGGCAACGTCGGCTCGTACGCAGGCAATTATCGAGCGGCGTTCTTTAGCGGACTTGGTCAATACATTGCCGAAAACCCGTTCGAACCGCAACTTGATTCAGCGAAGCCGGTAACCAACCTAAAGAAGTACTTTCGTGGCGAGTCGGTACATTACTTCAATCATGGGGACTCCATTCTGCGTTACGGAAAGGCCGTGTTGACTGGCAAAACACACATGCCGACGCCGTCGAAGTCGATTCACGTGTCGAACTCAAACTCGTTGATCGGGAACGCCAAGGGGCATTACGAGACCGTGATGAACACGATTCGCAAGGTCGAGTACATCGGCGTAAACGAATGGTGGTGGACGGCAAGTTGCGAGTACGCAGACGTGGTTTTCCCAGTCGATAGCTGGGCCGAGATGAAGTATCCGGATATGACAATCAGTGTCACGAATCCTTTTTTGTACATCTTCCCTGCCACGCCGCTGCCGCGCATCCATGACACTCGTGGCGATATCGAAGTGGCCGCTGGCTTGTGCAATGCGATTGGCGATTTGGTCGGCGAACCGCGAATGAAGGACTACTGGCAATTCATCCATGACGGCACTTCACGGCCTTACTTGCAACGTATCCTCGATCATTCGAACATGACACGCGGCTACAAGATCGAGAACCTCGAGGCGAAAGCGAACGATGGAATCCCTACGATCATGGAAACACGGACGTATCCGAAGATCGGCGGTTGGGAACAGTCCGTCGAAAGCAAGCCTTGGTACACTCGCACCGGACGCTTGGAATTTTATCGCGACGAACCCGAGTTCATCGACAGTGGCGAGAACATCATTGTGCATCGCGAACCGATCGACTCGACTCACTATGAACCGAATGTGATCGTGGCCGAGTCCCACCCGCTGCTGCGACCGAAGACGCCAGAGGACTACGGTGCGTTACGAGACGACTTGTCCGGTGATGCTCGCCAGGCACGGCATGTAATACGCTCAGTGGACGAACTATTGCAGACGGAGCATCCGCTAAAGAAATATGGTTACGAGTTCGTCTTCCACACGCCTAAGTATCGTCATGGTGCTCACACGACGCCGACGGATGTTGACATCATCGCGGTTTGGTTTGGCCCCTTCGGTGACATGAACCGCGAAGATCGCCGGATGCCGATGGTGGGTGAAATGTATATCGACATGCATCCGCTGGACGCGAAAGGATTGGGCATTGAAGAAGGCGATTATGTTTGGATCGACGCGGACCCAAAAGATCGTCCCTTCCATGGTTGGGAGAAGCGACCGGATGCTTATGAGGTGGCACGCTTGATGGCTCGTGCTCGGTACTACCCTGGGACACCTCGGGGAGTGACTCGCATGTGGCATAACGCTCATGGCGCTTCGTTTGGAACGGTGAAAGGACAGAAAGAGAATGCCAACGGGTTGGCTCAATCACCGACGACGAAGTACAAGGCATTGTTTCGACACGGCAGTCACCAGAGTTGTACTCGCGGGTTTATCAAGCCAACTTGGATGACCGACACATTGAACGTGAAAGAAATGTTGACGCAAGACATGGCGAAAGGATTTGTGCCAGACGTGCACTGTCCAACGGGCGCGCCGCGGGAAGCGATGGTGCGTATTACGAGAGCAGAACCAGGCGGCGTCGGCGGAAAAGGCTTGTGGCGTCCCGCATCGCTCGGCTTACGCCCAACGTACGAAAGCGATTTGCTCAAGCAGTTTATTGCGGGTGAATTTTGCAAGAAAGCTTAA
- a CDS encoding 4Fe-4S dicluster domain-containing protein — protein sequence MVKRFNWHIGREQEYPYDAPPPKKQVAYVFDTNKCIECQTCTVACKTAWTSGKGEETIFWNNVETKPYGGYPQGWDHRLMDKCGPATWDGKKLYSITIFEKDGEGTPPAGHMPSERDYASPNLGEDELSKMIDLGSHFDGTHEGWMFYLARICNHCDSPACLAACPRKAIYKREEDGIVLVDQERCRGYQECVQACPYKKVFYNVINRASEKCIGCFPRVEQGDVALCVESCIGKIRLHGFLTTQEKPREDNPLDYIIKIRKLALPCYPQFGTGPNVFYIPPVHVPDPFLEQLFGPGVEEAKEMYRNLKDDKQLLGALMLFGASPRIIERYEVQGDEAVGWDVDGKEVVRVPFTEPTYYRKHYDEKNDAYRHNTA from the coding sequence ATGGTCAAACGATTCAACTGGCATATCGGTCGCGAACAAGAATACCCCTACGACGCTCCGCCTCCAAAGAAGCAAGTCGCTTATGTCTTCGACACCAACAAGTGTATCGAGTGCCAAACCTGCACCGTTGCCTGCAAAACAGCCTGGACCAGCGGCAAGGGTGAAGAGACGATTTTCTGGAACAACGTCGAAACGAAACCGTACGGTGGCTACCCGCAAGGCTGGGATCATCGGCTGATGGACAAGTGCGGTCCCGCGACCTGGGACGGCAAGAAACTATACTCGATCACGATCTTTGAGAAAGACGGTGAAGGCACGCCTCCCGCTGGGCACATGCCATCCGAGCGTGACTACGCATCACCAAACCTGGGCGAAGATGAACTGTCGAAAATGATCGATCTCGGCTCTCACTTCGACGGCACGCACGAAGGATGGATGTTCTATCTGGCTCGAATTTGCAATCACTGCGACTCCCCCGCTTGCTTAGCGGCTTGCCCTCGTAAAGCCATCTACAAGAGAGAAGAAGACGGCATCGTATTGGTCGACCAAGAGCGGTGTCGTGGGTATCAGGAATGCGTGCAAGCGTGTCCGTATAAGAAAGTTTTTTACAACGTCATTAACCGAGCGAGTGAAAAATGCATTGGATGCTTTCCACGCGTCGAACAGGGTGATGTGGCGCTGTGCGTTGAGTCGTGCATCGGAAAGATTCGGTTGCATGGCTTTTTGACCACCCAAGAGAAACCGCGAGAAGACAACCCGCTGGACTACATCATCAAGATTCGCAAGTTAGCGTTGCCGTGTTATCCACAATTTGGAACGGGACCAAACGTGTTCTACATCCCTCCTGTGCATGTGCCTGATCCATTCTTGGAGCAGTTGTTTGGACCTGGGGTGGAAGAGGCTAAAGAGATGTACCGCAACTTGAAGGATGACAAACAGCTGCTAGGTGCGTTGATGTTGTTCGGAGCGAGTCCACGGATCATCGAGCGTTATGAAGTCCAAGGCGACGAAGCGGTCGGCTGGGACGTTGATGGAAAGGAGGTCGTGCGAGTGCCGTTTACCGAGCCAACGTACTACCGCAAACATTATGACGAAAAGAACGATGCGTATCGGCACAACACCGCGTGA